A segment of the Bacillus pseudomycoides genome:
TTGATCGCGAGTTTTTCACGGGAATGCTTGGTTGGAGTGATCTGAATGGTGACGGTGAATGGATTGTTACGATTCGTTGTGCGGAAGTTGAAGAGAACTCCCTTCGTTTATTTGCAGGAGCAGGTATTGTTGCGGAATCAACACCTGAAGATGAGCTTGCTGAAACATCAGCTAAGTTTCGTACAATGCTTCGGGCTATGGGATTAAATGATGAATCTTTGAAATAGAGGTTAGGGGGATAAATGATGTTAACAGGATGCCAGGAGTGGCCAAAGGAATTTGCAGATCGATATAAAGAAGAGGGATGCTGGCGCGGAGAGACCTTTGGAGAGATGCTGCGAGAACGTGCGATGAAACATGGTGACCAAATTGCAGTGACAATTGGCGAAAATCACTTAAGTTATAGTGAACTGGACAAAAGAGTGGATCGGTTAGCTACAGGATTTCTAAATTTGGGAATTAAACAAACGGATCGAGTGGTTCTTCAGTTACCAAATATTACGGAGTTTTTCGAAGTCTGCTTTGCGCTTTTTCGAATTGGTGCACTTCCAGTTTTTGCTTTGCCCTCACACCGAAGTAGTGAAATAAGCTATTTTTGTGAATTTGCTGAAGCGACTGCTTATATTATTTCTGATAAACAACTTGGATTCGACTATCGAAAACTTGCAAGAGAAGTAAAAGACAAAGTTCCAACGCTGCAACATGTAATCGTTGTAGGAGAGGCGGAGGAATTTGTAGGAATTCGTGATCTCTATATGAATCCGATCAATTTGCCAGAAGTGAAATCTAGCGATGTAGCTTTCTTACAATTATCAGGTGGAACAACAGGGTTATCTAAATTAATTCCAAGAACACATGATGACTATATTTATAGTTTAAGAGTGAGTGCTGAAATTTGTAAAATGGATCAAGGTAGTGTGTATCTTGCTGTCCTTCCAGTTGCACATAACTATCCCCTCAGTTCACCGGGGACTCTTGGAACGTTATATGCCGGAGGGCGGATTGTTCTAGCTTCTGGGGGAAGTCCAGATGAAGCGTTCTCCCTTATTGAGAAAGAACGTGTCACGATTACAGCACTTGTGCCACCCCTTGCAATGATATGGCTTGACGCAATAGATTCACGTAATAATGATTTATCTAGCCTTCAAGTTTTACAGGTAGGCGGCGCAAAGTTTAGCGCGGAAGTGGCCAAGCGTATACGTTCAACATTCGGTTGTACATTGCAACAAGTATTTGGTATGGCAGAAGGACTAGTAAATTACACAAGACTTGATGATCCAGAAGAAATCATTATTCATACGCAAGGAAGACCGATGTCAGAGTTCGATGAAATTCGTGTCGTTGATGAAGGTGATAATGAAGTGGAACCTGGACAAGTTGGGAGTTTATTAACTCGTGGACCATATACAATTCGTGGATATTACAAAGCTGAAGAACATAATGCGAAATCCTTTACTCCGGATGGTTTTTACCGCACAGGTGATCTTGTCAAAATAAATAAGCAAGGTTATTTAGTAGTTGAAGGACGCGATAAGGATCAGATTAATCGTGGCGGAGAAAAAGTTGCAGCTGAAGAAGTTGAAAATCATCTGTTAGCTCATGCAGCGGTGCATGATGTAGCAATTGTATCTATGCCAGACGATTATTTAGGGGAGCGTACTTGTGCTTTTGTAATAACTCGCGGGCAAGCACCTACTGTCGGGGAGTTGAAAATGTTTTTAAGGAATCGAGGAATTGCAGCATATAAGATTCCAGATCGCATCGAATTTATCGACTCGTTTCCACAAACTGGTGTCGGAAAAGTGAGTAAGAAAGAATTACGAAAAGCAATTGCTGAAAAATTAAAAACTACTATCAATTCGTAGAGTGTAAATATTATTAATAATTCGGAAGGAAGTGATTAGATGGCTATTCCAACTATCTCAGTATACCCAATGCCATTAGATTCAGATTTACCAAGTAATAAAGTAACGTGGAAGCCAGATCCAAAACGTGCAGTTCTTCTTGTTCATGACATGCAAGAGTACTTTCTAGATGCATATCGTGCAGAGGAATCACCAAGAGTAGAACTGATTTCAAATATTCAATTGATCAGAAAAACATGTAAAGAACTTGGCGTTCCTGTCGTTTATACTGCACAACCAGGTGGACAAACGCTAAAGCAAAGGGGATTATTACAAGATTTCTGGGGATCGGGCATTCCTGAAGGGCCTCATAAGCAAAAAATTGTAGATGAGCTTACTCCTGATGAGAATGATATTTTCCTTACAAAATGGAGATACAGTGCTTTTAAGAAAACAAATCTTCTAGAGATTTTACATAAACAAGGGCGCGATCAGCTTATTATTTGTGGAGTATATGCACATATCGGATGCCTCTTAACAGCATGTGAAGCATTTATGGATGGAATACAACCATTCTTCATTGCGGATGCAGTTGCTGATTTTTCACAAGAACATCATAAACAAGCTTTGCAGTATGCATCTGATCGATGTGCAGTGACTACAATGACAAGCTTATTAGTAGCAGATTTACAGAGTTTAACAGAAACTTCTAAGGTAGAAGAGAATATAGGATTCACAATACAATCAGTGCGTGAACAAGTTGCTGAATTGCTTCGTGAATTACCAGCAGATATTGGGGATGATGAAGATTTATTAAATAGAGGGCTCGACTCAGTTAGAATTATGAGTTTAGTAGAGAAATGGCGCCAAGTAGGTGTAGAAGTTACATTCGCAGATTTGGCTGAGCGTCCAACAGTTTATGACTGGTTTCATATGGTGTCCTCTCAAGAAGAAAAGGTGCTGTCAAATACAGATAGATAAAGGGGTAAATACGAATGTCTCATTGTCAAAAGGTTCGTCATTCATTGTCAGGTGCGCAAACGGGTATGTGGTTTGCGCAGCAACTTGATCCAGAAAATCCAATTTATAATACAGGTGAGTACATAGAAATACATGGTTCAGTTGATGTAAAAACATTTGAATTAGCGGTGCGTAAGGTTGTAATGGAAGCTGAATCTTTACATGTTCACTTTGAAGAAGATGAGAAAGGGACATGGCAAGTTACCGATGCTTCTCCTGAATTTCATATGCATATAATCGATGTTAGTAAAGAAGAGAACCCTCAAAAAGCCGCCGAAGCTTGGATGGAAGCAGATTTATCTACACCGGTTAATCTGAAAAGGGACAAGCTGTATGCCGAGGCACTTTTTAAAATCGATTCTAATCGTTTCTTTTGGTATCAGCGCATTCACCACATTGTGATGGATGGCTACGGCTTTTCGTTACTTGCAGGGCGAGTAGCAAAAGTATATACGGCATTTATGAGTAATCAATCGTATGATGAGAGACCATTTGGTTCTTTATATACCATTTTGGAGGAGGACGCTACATATCGAGCGTCAGAGCAACTTAAGAAAGATCGTAGCTTTTGGTTAGAACGATTCCAAGATCAACCAGAAGTAGTAAGTTTGGCGGAACGCGCTCCTAGGACATCAAAGGGGTTCCTTCGCCAAACAGCGCACTTGTCTCGTTTAAGTGCAGAATCTTTAAAAAAGGTTGCACATGATTGTAAGGCAAATTGGCCGGATCTTATCATCGCTGCAACTGCTATCTATATACAGAAGTTAACAAGTGCGGAAGATGTAATTTTAGGTTTACCAATGATGGGACGTTTAGGATCCGCATCGATTAATACTCCTGGTATGGTTATGAATGTTGTTCCACTTAGATTGTCTATAAGCTCTAATATGAGTTTTGCTGAGGTTGTAAAGCGGGTTTCTAATGAAATTCGTAATATACATCTTCATCATAAATATCGTCATGAAGAATTACGCCGAGACCTTAAATTATTAGGAGAAAATCAAAGATTATTTGGCCCGATAATTAATGTCATGCCATTTGATTATAGTCTGAGTTTCGCAGGAAATCATGGTGTTAAACATAATCTTTCAGCAGGCCCGGTTGATGACCTTTCAATAAATGTGTCAAATGAGTTTGGCGGAAATGGCTTCAGGATTAATTTTGATGCAAACCCTGAAGTATATAGCTTAGATGAGTTACTAACTCACAAAAAGAGATTTGTCAATCTTCTGGAAAATATCTCGGATCTTCAGGTAGATTCACCGATTGACAAACTAGAACTTTTACTTTTTGAGGAACGCAAGCAAGTTTTAGTAGAGTGGAATCAAACTACGAAAGAAAATTCATTCGTAAGTGTACCTGCGCTCATTGAAAAACAAGTAAGTAAATCTCCTGATTCTATTGCCGTGGTATGTGATGGGATAGAGCTTACTTATAAAGAATTAAATGAACAGGTAAATCGACTTGCTCATTTCTTGTTAGAACGGGGAGTTCAATCTAAACAATTTGTAGCGTTAGCATTTCCAAGATCTGTAGAGATGGTTATCGGGATGTTAGCAGTTCTGAAGACGGGAGCAGCGTATTTACCAATTGATCCAGAATATCCAGAGGATCGAATTACATATATACTAAGCGACGCTCAGCCTGCCTGTATTCTAACACATTCTTCTATTTTGGCTAATCTACCGAATGAGGATCATACACAAAGAATCGTACTTGATAATAAAGATACAAAAGAGGAGTTAAGAAGATATTCGAAAAATAATTTAAATTCATTTGATGGTGTATCACTTTTAAATCCTGCATATACAATCTATACTTCGGGATCAACAGGTAGGCCAAAAGGTGTAGTTGTGCCAATGCAAAGTTTAAGTAACTTTTTATTGGCAATGCAAGATCAATTTTCACTGGGTGCACATGATCGTTTATTAGCTGTTACAACCTTTGCATTTGATATTTCTGCTTTAGAAATTTATTTACCACTTATTAGTGGAGCGAGTGTTCAAGTTGCACAAAAAGAAACGGTTCAAGATTCTTCAGCTTTAACAGAGATCATCCAAAAGAAAAGTATTACAATTATGCAAGCTACACCAACACTTTGGCACACACTTGTAACAGATTATCCAGAAAGATTAATAGGACTTAAAGTTCTTGTTGGTGGTGAGGCGCTTCCATCGAATCTCGCATCTAAGTTAAAAGAATTAAATTGCCATGTTACAAATCTTTATGGGCCAACAGAGACAACAATTTGGTCAACTTTTATGGATATGAATGAAGAAGAGAGTGGTATACCTTCTATTGGAAGACCGATTTGGAATACAGAGGTGTATGTACTAGATGCTGGGTTACAACCAGTACCACCTGGAGTGGTGGGAGAATTATACATTGCTGGTACGGGACTTGCTAATGGATATTTAGGAAGACCAGAATTAACAGCTGAACGATTTGTTGCTAATCCATTTGGGAAACCTGGTACACGAATGTATCGCACAGGTGACCTTGTTAAATGGCGTAAGGAGGGTTCGTTAGATTATGTGAGCCGCGCTGACTATCAAATTAAGATTCGTGGATTCCGTATCGAGTTATCTGAAGTGGAAACTGTATTATCTCAGCACCCTCATGTGGAGCAAGTTGTTGTCATTGTTCGAGAAGATCAACCTGGCGATAAACGTTTGGTTGCTTACATTGTATCTGATGCTGAAGGCAATCTTGACCTTACAGAAATTCGAACATATGCAGCAGAGAGTTTACCAGGTTATATGATACCGTCAGCAATTATGATGATGTCTGAATTGCCATTAACACCGAACGGCAAGATTAATCGGAAAGTGTTGCCAGCGCCTGATTTTAATTTACTTGTCAGTGAACGTGTAGCTAGAAATCCACAAGAAGAAATTTTATGTGATTTATTTGCAGAAGTGCTTAGTATAGCGCGGATTGGAATTGATGATAATTTCTTTGAAATAGGCGGACATTCTCTGTTAGCTGCCCGGTTGATGGGACGTATTCGTGAAACATTAGGTGTGGAATTAGGCATTGCAAAATTATTTGAATCACCTACAGTCGCTAAACTAGTTAAACAATTAGATAGCACGCAGAGTGCAAGGCCAGCTATTCAGAAAGTAGAGCGTCCAAAAGAAGTACCGCTTTCTTTTGCACAGCGTCGTTTATGGTTCTTGAACTGCTTAGAAGGTCCAAGCCCAACTTACAATATTCCAGTAGTCATTCGAATGTCTGGTGAATTGAATCGAGAAGCTTTACAAGCTGCATTTTATGATGTTGTAGATCGACATGAGACACTTCGAACTATTTTTCCTAACAAGTTTGGTACGTCATATCAGCAAATTTTAGAGACTGCTGAGGTAAATCCTACTTTAATTGTTACGCAGACAACTGAGTCAGAATTATCTAAGGTACTTGCTGAAGCTGTAAGATATAGCTTTAATCTTGCAGAAGAGCCAGCTATTCGTATGGAGCTTTTTGAAATAAATCCAGATGAACATGTGTTACTTGTATTGTTGCATCATATTGTAGGAGATGGATGGTCATTAAATCCATTGTCAAGAGACCTAGCGGCTGCGTATCAAGCACATTGTAAAGGTGAATCAGTTCAGTGGAAGTCACTTTCAGTACAGTATGCCGATTACGCCCTTTGGCAACAAGAACTATTAGGAAATGAGAGTTTGGAGGATAGTCTCATTTCACAACAAATTGAGTTTTGGAAAGAAGAGCTGAAGGGATTACCAGATCAACTAGAGTTACCTACAGATTATCAACGTCCTGTGGAAACAAGCTATCGGGGAGAAACGATAGATTTTCATGTGAATCCAGAGTTACATGAGCGACTATTAGAGCTTGCTCGTAAAAATGGTGTTAGTTTGTTTATGGTTCTACAATCCGGACTTGCTGCCTTACTTACAAGATTAGGGGCAGGAACCGATATTCCAATAGGGAGCCCAATAGCTGGACGTAATGATGATGCACTTGGAGATATTGTTGGATTATTTGTGAATACACTTGTTCTACGTACAGATACATCTGGAGATCCTAGCTTTAGTGAACTATTAAGCAGGGTGCGTAAAGTTAACCTTTCGGCATATGAAAATCAAGATGTTCCGTTTGAACGACTTGTTGAAGTATTAAACCCTGTGCGTTCGAGAAATAGTCATCCACTATTCCAAATTATGTTAGCCTATCAAAATACACCAGAGGCTACACTTGATATACCGAATCTAGAAACGCATCTTGAGATTAAGAGTGTTGGTTCTTCAAAGTTTGATATGACGATAGAAATAAGTGAACATAGTACATCTGAAGGTCAGCCAAATGGGTTACATGGTTTACTTGAATTTAGTACAGATTTATTTAAGCGTGAGACAGCTCAAAAACTTGTGAGTCGTTTCATTCGTTTATTAGAAGATGCAGTACAAGATCCAGAACAATCTATTGGACGTTTAGAAATTTTGGGAGAAGAAGAGCGTCAAACAATACTTGAAAAATGGAATGGCGGCTTTCAAATTGCGCCTGAAATGACGTTGCCGGAATTGTTTGAGAAACAAGTTTACTTAACACCAAATGAAATTGCTGTCGTATTTGAGGACACTACACTAAGTTATACAGAATTAAATAAGAGATCAAATAAACTGGCACGTCTGTTAATTGAAAAAGGGGTAGGCCCAGAGCAAATGGTTGCTTTGGCGATGCCAAGATCTCTTGATATGGTCGTAAGTTTGTTAGCAGTTTTAAAAGCGGGGGCGGGATATTTACCACTAGATCCTGATTATCCATCAGACCGAATTTCATTCATGCTAAGTGATGCTAAGCCTGTTTGTATGATTACGAACACAAAAGTGACAATAGAAAGTGAAGAAACCGAAGCGATTGTAGTAGATGATCTCAAAACAATGGAGACATTAAACAAATATGGTGAAGAGAATATAGAAAATGTAGAACGAATACAGCCATTATCACCTTTACACATCGCTTATGTAATTTATACATCCGGTTCAACAGGTAGACCAAAAGGTGTAATGATTCCTCATCAAAATGTTGTAAGACTATTAGGAGCAACTGATCATTGGTTCCAATTTGATTCAAATGATAGTTGGACAATGTTCCATTCTTACGCGTTTGATTTCTCAGTTTGGGAAATTTGGGGACCCTTACTGTATGGAGGGCGTCTCGTTATTGTACCGCATACAGTAAGTCGTTCGCCTAGAGAATTTTTAAATCTGCTTGTCCAGGAAAGAGTAACTGTTTTAAATCAGACACCATCAGCGTTTTACCAACTTATGCAAGCAGATCGCGAAAATGCTCAATTAGGTCAGAAGCTTTCTTTACGATATGTCGTTTTTGGCGGAGAAGCACTGGAATTAAGTCGTCTAGAAGATTGGTATAGTCGTCACCCAGAAAACGCGCCTAAGCTTATTAATATGTATGGTATTACAGAAACAACTGTACACGTAAGTTATATCGAGCTGGATCAAAATATTGTATCCTTGCGAGCAAACAGCTTAATTGGATGTAGTATACCAGATCTTAAGGTATACGTATTAGATAACTACTTACAACCTGTCCCACCGGGGGTAGTGGGGGAAATGTATGTTGCAGGAGCAGGACTTGCCCGTGGATATTTAGGTCGTGCGGGTTTAACTGCAGAACGATTTATAGCAGATCCATACGGGAAACCAGGTACTCGCGCGTATCGTACAGGAGATTTAGCGCGTTGGCGTCAAGATGGCACATTAGATTATATAGGTCGTGCAGATCATCAAATAAAGATTCGAGGTTTCCGAATTGAACTTGGTGAAATTGAAGCGGTTGTTATGCAGCATCCTCATGTCGAACAAGTTACTGTCATTGTACGTGAAGATCAGCCTGGTGATCAGCGATTAGTCGCCTATATTGTTCCGTCACAACATGTAAACATTGATACAGCTGAAATGCGTCAATATGTAGGACTTAGTCTACCTGATTATATGGTGCCGTATGCTTTCGTTATGATAAGTGAATTACCTTTAACTCCAAATGGTAAGTTAGATCGTAAGGCATTACCAGTACCTGAATTTACGGTATCTACTAAAAGCCGAGGACCAAGAACACCAAAAGAGGAAGTTTTATGTGATTTATTTACAGAAGTTTTGAATTTACCTCGAATTGGTATTGATGATGGTTTCTTTGATCTTGGCGGTCATTCCTTACTTGCTGTGCAGTTAATGAGCCGGATCAGGGAATCGCTAGGAGTAGAGTTAAGTATTGGTAGCTTATTTGCGGCACCGACAGTTGCAGGCCTTGCCGAAAGACTTGAGATGGGGACGAGCCAAAGTGCACTAGATGTAATCTTGCCATTAAGAACAAGTGGTGAACAACTACCTATGTTCTGTGTACATCCAGCAGGTGGACTTAGCTGGTGTTATGCTGGATTAATGAAGTCTTTAGGAAGCGATCATCCAATTTATGGTGTACAGGCACGCGGTATCGCCAAAAGTGAAGAGCTTCCAAAATCATTAGAGGAAATGGCTGCTGACTATCTTGAGCACATTCGTGAAATACAGCCACATGGCCCGTATAGATTGTTAGGTTGGTCTCTCGGGGGAAATGTTGTTCATGCAATGGCAACACATTTGCAAAATCAAGGAGAAGAAGTTGAACTACTTGTCATGCTGGATTCTTATCCTGGTCACTTTTTACCAAATACAGAAGCACCTACTGAGGAAGAAGCGCTTATTGCGCTACTTGCATTAGGAGGATATGATCCAGATAACATGGACGGGAAACCACTTGAAATGGCAAATGCTATTGAAATACTTCGCAGGGATGGTAGTGCATTAGCGAGTCTGGAAGAGGAAACAATTTTGAACTTGAAAGAAACTTACGTAAATTCTGTTGGTCTGTTAGGAAAGTATGATCCAAAACAATTCCATGGCAACATTGTATTCTTTAGATCAACAATCATACCAGAATGGTTTGATCCGATTTCTCCAGATACATGGCTTAACTATATCGATGGAGAAATTGAACAATATGATATTGATTGTCGACATAAAGATTTATGTCAACCAGGACCACTTACAGAAATTGGGCAAGTATTAGCTAGTAGACAGCAAAGGGTGAAAGGGGTAAGTAAAGTATGACGAATCCATTTGAAAACGATAACTTTATGTATAAAGTGTTAGTAAATAAGGAAGGCCAACATTCTGTCTGGCCAGCCTTTCTCGATGTACCAGCTGGGTGGGATGTTGTTCATGAACAAGATAGTAGACAAGGTTGTCTTGCGTATATCGAATTACACTGGGGTGATATGCAGCCAAAGAGTCTTCACTCACTTGAATGCGTTTCAGTAGGGGAGTAGTAATGAATTTGAAGCTGAATCCGAAAATTGTTGTTAGTGTTGTATATGTAACAGCTATGTTTATGGCTGCTATGGATGCAACGATTGTAAATGTAGCTCTGCAAACGATTAGTCATGAACTACAAGTTCCGCCTTCAGCAATGGGGACAGTCAATGTTGGATACT
Coding sequences within it:
- a CDS encoding non-ribosomal peptide synthetase codes for the protein MSHCQKVRHSLSGAQTGMWFAQQLDPENPIYNTGEYIEIHGSVDVKTFELAVRKVVMEAESLHVHFEEDEKGTWQVTDASPEFHMHIIDVSKEENPQKAAEAWMEADLSTPVNLKRDKLYAEALFKIDSNRFFWYQRIHHIVMDGYGFSLLAGRVAKVYTAFMSNQSYDERPFGSLYTILEEDATYRASEQLKKDRSFWLERFQDQPEVVSLAERAPRTSKGFLRQTAHLSRLSAESLKKVAHDCKANWPDLIIAATAIYIQKLTSAEDVILGLPMMGRLGSASINTPGMVMNVVPLRLSISSNMSFAEVVKRVSNEIRNIHLHHKYRHEELRRDLKLLGENQRLFGPIINVMPFDYSLSFAGNHGVKHNLSAGPVDDLSINVSNEFGGNGFRINFDANPEVYSLDELLTHKKRFVNLLENISDLQVDSPIDKLELLLFEERKQVLVEWNQTTKENSFVSVPALIEKQVSKSPDSIAVVCDGIELTYKELNEQVNRLAHFLLERGVQSKQFVALAFPRSVEMVIGMLAVLKTGAAYLPIDPEYPEDRITYILSDAQPACILTHSSILANLPNEDHTQRIVLDNKDTKEELRRYSKNNLNSFDGVSLLNPAYTIYTSGSTGRPKGVVVPMQSLSNFLLAMQDQFSLGAHDRLLAVTTFAFDISALEIYLPLISGASVQVAQKETVQDSSALTEIIQKKSITIMQATPTLWHTLVTDYPERLIGLKVLVGGEALPSNLASKLKELNCHVTNLYGPTETTIWSTFMDMNEEESGIPSIGRPIWNTEVYVLDAGLQPVPPGVVGELYIAGTGLANGYLGRPELTAERFVANPFGKPGTRMYRTGDLVKWRKEGSLDYVSRADYQIKIRGFRIELSEVETVLSQHPHVEQVVVIVREDQPGDKRLVAYIVSDAEGNLDLTEIRTYAAESLPGYMIPSAIMMMSELPLTPNGKINRKVLPAPDFNLLVSERVARNPQEEILCDLFAEVLSIARIGIDDNFFEIGGHSLLAARLMGRIRETLGVELGIAKLFESPTVAKLVKQLDSTQSARPAIQKVERPKEVPLSFAQRRLWFLNCLEGPSPTYNIPVVIRMSGELNREALQAAFYDVVDRHETLRTIFPNKFGTSYQQILETAEVNPTLIVTQTTESELSKVLAEAVRYSFNLAEEPAIRMELFEINPDEHVLLVLLHHIVGDGWSLNPLSRDLAAAYQAHCKGESVQWKSLSVQYADYALWQQELLGNESLEDSLISQQIEFWKEELKGLPDQLELPTDYQRPVETSYRGETIDFHVNPELHERLLELARKNGVSLFMVLQSGLAALLTRLGAGTDIPIGSPIAGRNDDALGDIVGLFVNTLVLRTDTSGDPSFSELLSRVRKVNLSAYENQDVPFERLVEVLNPVRSRNSHPLFQIMLAYQNTPEATLDIPNLETHLEIKSVGSSKFDMTIEISEHSTSEGQPNGLHGLLEFSTDLFKRETAQKLVSRFIRLLEDAVQDPEQSIGRLEILGEEERQTILEKWNGGFQIAPEMTLPELFEKQVYLTPNEIAVVFEDTTLSYTELNKRSNKLARLLIEKGVGPEQMVALAMPRSLDMVVSLLAVLKAGAGYLPLDPDYPSDRISFMLSDAKPVCMITNTKVTIESEETEAIVVDDLKTMETLNKYGEENIENVERIQPLSPLHIAYVIYTSGSTGRPKGVMIPHQNVVRLLGATDHWFQFDSNDSWTMFHSYAFDFSVWEIWGPLLYGGRLVIVPHTVSRSPREFLNLLVQERVTVLNQTPSAFYQLMQADRENAQLGQKLSLRYVVFGGEALELSRLEDWYSRHPENAPKLINMYGITETTVHVSYIELDQNIVSLRANSLIGCSIPDLKVYVLDNYLQPVPPGVVGEMYVAGAGLARGYLGRAGLTAERFIADPYGKPGTRAYRTGDLARWRQDGTLDYIGRADHQIKIRGFRIELGEIEAVVMQHPHVEQVTVIVREDQPGDQRLVAYIVPSQHVNIDTAEMRQYVGLSLPDYMVPYAFVMISELPLTPNGKLDRKALPVPEFTVSTKSRGPRTPKEEVLCDLFTEVLNLPRIGIDDGFFDLGGHSLLAVQLMSRIRESLGVELSIGSLFAAPTVAGLAERLEMGTSQSALDVILPLRTSGEQLPMFCVHPAGGLSWCYAGLMKSLGSDHPIYGVQARGIAKSEELPKSLEEMAADYLEHIREIQPHGPYRLLGWSLGGNVVHAMATHLQNQGEEVELLVMLDSYPGHFLPNTEAPTEEEALIALLALGGYDPDNMDGKPLEMANAIEILRRDGSALASLEEETILNLKETYVNSVGLLGKYDPKQFHGNIVFFRSTIIPEWFDPISPDTWLNYIDGEIEQYDIDCRHKDLCQPGPLTEIGQVLASRQQRVKGVSKV
- a CDS encoding (2,3-dihydroxybenzoyl)adenylate synthase, producing MLTGCQEWPKEFADRYKEEGCWRGETFGEMLRERAMKHGDQIAVTIGENHLSYSELDKRVDRLATGFLNLGIKQTDRVVLQLPNITEFFEVCFALFRIGALPVFALPSHRSSEISYFCEFAEATAYIISDKQLGFDYRKLAREVKDKVPTLQHVIVVGEAEEFVGIRDLYMNPINLPEVKSSDVAFLQLSGGTTGLSKLIPRTHDDYIYSLRVSAEICKMDQGSVYLAVLPVAHNYPLSSPGTLGTLYAGGRIVLASGGSPDEAFSLIEKERVTITALVPPLAMIWLDAIDSRNNDLSSLQVLQVGGAKFSAEVAKRIRSTFGCTLQQVFGMAEGLVNYTRLDDPEEIIIHTQGRPMSEFDEIRVVDEGDNEVEPGQVGSLLTRGPYTIRGYYKAEEHNAKSFTPDGFYRTGDLVKINKQGYLVVEGRDKDQINRGGEKVAAEEVENHLLAHAAVHDVAIVSMPDDYLGERTCAFVITRGQAPTVGELKMFLRNRGIAAYKIPDRIEFIDSFPQTGVGKVSKKELRKAIAEKLKTTINS
- a CDS encoding MbtH family protein encodes the protein MTNPFENDNFMYKVLVNKEGQHSVWPAFLDVPAGWDVVHEQDSRQGCLAYIELHWGDMQPKSLHSLECVSVGE
- a CDS encoding isochorismatase, coding for MAIPTISVYPMPLDSDLPSNKVTWKPDPKRAVLLVHDMQEYFLDAYRAEESPRVELISNIQLIRKTCKELGVPVVYTAQPGGQTLKQRGLLQDFWGSGIPEGPHKQKIVDELTPDENDIFLTKWRYSAFKKTNLLEILHKQGRDQLIICGVYAHIGCLLTACEAFMDGIQPFFIADAVADFSQEHHKQALQYASDRCAVTTMTSLLVADLQSLTETSKVEENIGFTIQSVREQVAELLRELPADIGDDEDLLNRGLDSVRIMSLVEKWRQVGVEVTFADLAERPTVYDWFHMVSSQEEKVLSNTDR